From one Gadus morhua chromosome 8, gadMor3.0, whole genome shotgun sequence genomic stretch:
- the dnaaf11 gene encoding dynein axonemal assembly factor 11, producing the protein MRSVSIATDKRYSEAEGRRRRNMVYITEDMVRRRAEHNEGEIFSLEEVSLHQQNIERIEHLEKWCRELKILYLQNNLIPRIENVGRLKMLEYLNLALNNIEAIENLEGCESLKKLDLTVNFVGRLSSVASLKHNLHLRELFLVGNPCAAFQGYRQYVVASLPQLQSLDGQEVSRSERIRAEQGLEEVRRSVRWQEEAYARRRAQEKEEARRGGAAGAEQSRAPRGRSAGWEESEEERQDREFWEKPCAFSPESRLEAHRHLEAKQKTTTLEGEPTPKTPRTLITAEGRALNLNQPKLDFCLSEDEEANSIKLDLAVYRHMDTSLLEVDVQPTYVRVTVKGKIFQLVLPAEVRPDSCSVRRSGTTGHLLLTMPRAAGEIRAATRVLAPASARSSRDLGPGPARSSRDLGPDPTRSRTSRTGGAGRYVIGREWLEADPAHRSVVDLTNIVAREGGEGGPLEGRGPLRPTDPSKGARLSEDFVDDPDVPPLM; encoded by the exons ATGCGTTCGGTTTCCATAGCAACGGATAAACGGTACAGCGAGGCAGAAGGACGCAGAAGAAGAAACATGGTTTATA TCACGGAGGACATGGTGCGGAGGCGGGCGGAGCACAACGAGGGGGAGATCTTCTCCCTGGAGGAAGTGTCCCTCCATCAACAGAACATCGAGAGGATTGAACACCTGGAGAAGTGGTGCCGAGAGCTCAAGATCCTCTACCTGCAGAACAACCTCATCCCCCGGATAG AGAACGTTGGGCGCTTGAAGATGTTGGAGTATCTGAACCTGGCCTTGAACAACATTGAAGCCATTGAAAACCTTGAAG GGTGCGAGAGCCTGAAGAAGCTTGACCTGACGGTGAATTTCGTGGGCCGTCTGAGCAGCGTGGCCTCGCTGAAACACAACCTCCACCTCCGAGAGCTCTTCCTGGTGGGGAACCCCTGTGCCGCGTTCCAGGGGTACAGGCAGTATGTTGtggcctccctcccccagctaCAG tcGCTGGACGGCCAGGAGGTGAGCCGGTCGGAGAGGATCCGGGCGGAGCAGggcctggaggaggtgaggcgCAGCGTCCGGTGGCAGGAGGAGGCGTACGCCCGGAGGAGGgcccaggagaaggaggaggcgcgGCGGGGCGGAGCTGCTGGGGCGGAGCAGAGTAGAGCCCCTCGGGGCAGAAG CGCTGGgtgggaggagagcgaggaggagcggCAGGACAGAGAGTTCTGGGAGAAGCCGTGCGCCTTCTCGCCCGAGTCTCGGTTGGAGGCACACCGCCACCTGGAGGCCAAGCAGAAAACTACAACCTT GGAGGGAGAGCCGACCCCCAAGACCCCCAGGACCCTCATAACAGCTGAAGGCCGCGCCCTCAACCTCAACCAGCCCAA GCTGgacttctgtctgtctgaggacGAGGAAGCCAACAGCATCAAGCTGGACCTGGCTGTGTACAG ACACATGGATACGTCCCTGTTGGAGGTCGACGTGCAGCCAACCTACGTGCGAGTGACCGTCAAAGGAAAG ATCTTTCAGCTGGTCCTGCCGGCGGAGGTGAGGCCCGACAGCTGCTCGGTGCGGAGGTCCGGGACCACCGGACACCTGCTGCTCACCATGCCCAGG GCTGCGGGGGAAATCCGAGCCGCCACCAGGGTCCTGGCTCCGGCCTCGGCCCGGTCCAGCAGAGACCTGGGTCCAGGCCCGGCCCGGTCCAGCAGAGACCTGGGTCCGGACCCGACCCGGTCCAGAACCTCCCGGAccggaggagcagggag GTATGTGATTGGTCGAGAGTGGCTGGAGGCGGACCCCGCCCACCGCTCCGTGGTGGACCTGACCAACATCGTAGCGCGGGAGGGAGGCGAGGGGGGCcccctggaggggagggggccccTGAGGCCGACCGACCCCTCGAAGGGAGCCCGCCTCTCTGAAGACTTCGTTGACGACCCCGATGTCCCTCCGTTGATGTGA